The proteins below come from a single Holdemania massiliensis genomic window:
- a CDS encoding PTS system mannose/fructose/sorbose family transporter subunit IID, translated as MSNPKLDQLANDNKWLRKVLLAHYNVAGVCFTFERMMMPGMANMFIKIREDLYPGDPEKQKELIKNHAVFYNTQPNLGAIVPGVVLGLEIERAKNNSIDNELIQSIKQALAGPFAGIGDSLIQGLLIPILLSIGISLSADGSPLGAILGVVVFFGINIPMVWFLFKTGVKMGISGAEKLMDSDLKDHAVNAIEMLGIIVIGAVVASTANVQTGLAITASGSTTSIQSVIDSILPGLLTILSTVLIYWLIKYKKGRAMRIMVAMFLISVLGYFTGILI; from the coding sequence ATGTCTAATCCAAAATTAGATCAATTAGCCAATGATAATAAATGGCTGAGAAAAGTTCTGTTAGCTCATTATAATGTCGCCGGTGTCTGCTTCACCTTTGAACGAATGATGATGCCGGGGATGGCCAACATGTTTATCAAGATTCGTGAGGATCTCTATCCCGGAGATCCTGAAAAACAAAAAGAGCTGATTAAAAATCACGCGGTCTTCTATAATACGCAGCCGAATTTAGGAGCAATTGTCCCGGGCGTAGTTCTGGGGTTGGAAATCGAACGGGCAAAAAACAATTCCATTGACAATGAATTGATCCAGAGTATCAAACAGGCGCTGGCCGGTCCTTTCGCCGGTATCGGTGATTCCTTAATCCAAGGCTTATTGATACCGATTCTGCTTTCCATTGGCATCAGTCTGAGTGCTGACGGTTCCCCATTAGGAGCCATTCTGGGTGTGGTCGTGTTCTTCGGAATCAATATCCCGATGGTCTGGTTCTTATTTAAAACCGGTGTCAAAATGGGGATCAGCGGCGCTGAAAAGCTGATGGACAGCGATCTCAAGGACCATGCAGTCAATGCGATTGAAATGCTGGGCATTATCGTGATCGGCGCTGTCGTTGCCAGTACGGCAAATGTGCAGACCGGTTTGGCCATTACAGCCAGCGGCAGCACCACGAGCATCCAAAGCGTCATCGACAGCATTCTTCCAGGCTTGCTGACAATTCTGTCCACGGTTTTAATCTACTGGCTGATCAAGTACAAAAAAGGACGCGCCATGCGGATCATGGTCGCCATGTTCTTAATTTCTGTCTTGGGCTACTTTACCGGCATCTTAATTTAA
- a CDS encoding ChbG/HpnK family deacetylase: MKLIVKADDYGYTPTYNDGTIKAIEEGIVTTVDLMLDTPGVEDAIERIKAYPWISVGWHSGHYWGVPVADPKLVPSMVNADGRFKFRHDSKAKETVDFHEALIELRAEVERCIRLLGRAPDSTRLHGTGPLDEAKRIICEEYGIPYDYIYNVRDGVALNEPTQFQQARIITVGDRRKYIGCGKEDCSLFADYNPVRWYKETMDPAWEGAYITAWHPGFLDDYIVQESSFTACRPRDVWALCAPELKAWIRDSKIELVSLRDALYNRHDYQNHLKVIGSDLAVQSSRED, encoded by the coding sequence ATGAAATTAATTGTCAAAGCCGATGATTATGGCTATACCCCAACCTACAATGACGGAACGATCAAAGCGATTGAAGAAGGCATAGTCACCACGGTGGATCTGATGCTGGATACGCCCGGTGTGGAAGATGCGATAGAGCGAATCAAAGCTTATCCATGGATTTCGGTTGGCTGGCACAGCGGTCATTACTGGGGAGTTCCCGTTGCTGATCCGAAACTTGTTCCGTCTATGGTCAATGCCGACGGCCGGTTTAAATTCCGCCATGATTCCAAAGCGAAAGAAACCGTTGATTTTCATGAAGCCCTGATTGAACTGCGGGCTGAGGTGGAACGCTGCATCCGACTGCTGGGTCGAGCTCCGGATTCCACGCGGCTGCACGGAACCGGGCCGTTGGATGAAGCCAAGCGAATCATCTGTGAGGAATATGGTATTCCTTATGATTATATTTATAACGTCCGTGACGGCGTTGCTTTGAATGAACCAACACAGTTTCAGCAGGCGCGGATCATTACCGTCGGCGATCGCCGAAAGTATATTGGCTGCGGCAAGGAAGACTGCAGCCTGTTCGCGGATTACAATCCTGTCCGTTGGTATAAGGAAACTATGGATCCTGCTTGGGAAGGGGCTTACATCACAGCCTGGCATCCAGGATTCCTGGATGATTACATCGTACAGGAATCCTCGTTTACCGCCTGCCGGCCGCGCGATGTCTGGGCCTTATGCGCACCGGAGCTGAAGGCTTGGATCCGGGATTCAAAGATTGAGTTAGTATCCTTGCGGGACGCCTTATATAACCGGCACGATTATCAAAATCATCTGAAAGTCATCGGCAGTGATCTGGCTGTTCAATCGAGCCGGGAGGACTGA
- a CDS encoding PTS sugar transporter subunit IIC — MTVFQALLLAVASSIYGLPFWRGGFIDQFTGKPLIIALIIGIVMGNIKQAMIIGSVLQAMYIGVIAVGGIQSMPSITRCIWFALPLAIISGADAEFAVTLCVPFSMLETFITQFLRTLNTYFLHSADRKIDEGKFDKAYITYYYGLVLSTAVNFIIIFGMNVLGSTVILQYAELIPAWLLGSMKIFTKMGAVLGFGMLLTGLIKKNIQFLYFVFGFVLFKVMGLDTITVTIIAGVLAYLLFICTGTKKEAEHV; from the coding sequence ATGACAGTATTTCAGGCTTTACTGCTGGCCGTTGCGTCCAGTATCTACGGGCTTCCATTCTGGCGGGGCGGCTTTATTGACCAGTTTACCGGCAAGCCGCTGATCATTGCCCTAATCATCGGCATCGTCATGGGCAATATCAAACAGGCGATGATCATCGGTTCCGTATTGCAGGCGATGTATATCGGCGTGATCGCCGTAGGCGGTATCCAATCCATGCCGTCGATTACCCGCTGCATCTGGTTTGCGCTGCCGCTGGCGATCATTTCCGGCGCCGACGCCGAATTCGCCGTTACTCTCTGTGTTCCATTCAGCATGCTTGAGACTTTTATCACTCAGTTTCTGAGAACCTTAAACACCTACTTTCTGCACTCCGCTGACCGAAAGATCGACGAGGGGAAATTCGACAAGGCATACATCACTTATTATTACGGTTTAGTATTATCCACAGCCGTCAACTTCATTATTATTTTTGGAATGAATGTTTTGGGTTCCACCGTCATCCTGCAATACGCGGAACTGATCCCGGCATGGTTGTTGGGTTCGATGAAAATCTTTACAAAGATGGGGGCAGTCTTAGGCTTCGGTATGCTTTTAACCGGTCTCATCAAAAAGAACATTCAATTCCTATATTTCGTTTTCGGATTCGTACTGTTTAAAGTGATGGGTTTAGATACCATTACTGTAACGATCATCGCCGGTGTTCTGGCTTATCTGTTATTTATCTGTACGGGAACAAAGAAGGAGGCTGAACATGTCTAA
- a CDS encoding PTS system mannose/fructose/N-acetylgalactosamine-transporter subunit IIB yields MIKLIRSDDRLIHGQCVTQIVKLYAIQHILVIDDFTATNPFLKRIFEKAVPSNITAEALTVDQAISAARKAVDNEVSTLILMKTPLVMQRLLEAVEDLPKDLNIASLAAGQDRTAVTKYAYLTPQEISAVKQMGEDGVHIWFRLIPTSPCTEWDSIKMNY; encoded by the coding sequence ATGATCAAGCTGATACGCAGTGACGACCGGCTGATACACGGTCAATGTGTAACTCAAATCGTCAAGCTTTACGCCATCCAGCACATCCTGGTCATCGACGACTTTACGGCGACCAACCCGTTTCTCAAGCGGATTTTTGAGAAAGCTGTGCCGTCTAACATCACCGCTGAAGCGCTGACTGTCGATCAGGCGATTTCAGCCGCCAGAAAAGCAGTTGACAATGAAGTCAGCACGTTGATTCTGATGAAGACACCCTTAGTGATGCAGCGCCTGCTGGAAGCGGTGGAAGATCTGCCGAAAGATCTGAACATTGCTTCACTGGCAGCCGGTCAGGATCGGACCGCCGTAACAAAATATGCCTATCTGACGCCGCAGGAAATCAGCGCCGTCAAACAGATGGGTGAAGACGGCGTCCATATTTGGTTCAGGCTGATCCCCACTTCACCATGTACCGAGTGGGATAGCATAAAAATGAATTACTGA